From Chryseobacterium salivictor, a single genomic window includes:
- a CDS encoding BON domain-containing protein, which yields MKTNVELQRDVQEAIQWEPLLHAAEIGVTAKDGVVSLTGVVDSYAKKKEAEDAAKRVSGVRALVENIEVKIPSAWSKTDAQVANEVLEALKADWSVPNDKVSVKVEDGWVTLEGELPWNFEKEAASNAVKYLTGVKGVINNIKIKSEVHDKIEQKTIKNALRRSAIDDSEIEVSVSGTTATLTGVVNSWYAKEEASRIAWKTPGIWHVKNELAVDYEYAY from the coding sequence ATGAAAACAAATGTAGAATTACAACGGGACGTGCAGGAAGCAATCCAATGGGAGCCATTATTACACGCTGCGGAAATAGGAGTAACCGCGAAAGACGGTGTAGTTTCTTTGACGGGCGTGGTTGACAGCTATGCAAAAAAGAAAGAAGCAGAAGATGCTGCTAAAAGAGTGAGTGGCGTAAGAGCTTTGGTTGAAAATATTGAGGTGAAAATTCCCAGTGCCTGGTCAAAAACCGATGCGCAAGTCGCTAATGAGGTTTTAGAAGCTTTGAAAGCCGATTGGTCAGTTCCAAATGATAAAGTATCCGTAAAAGTAGAGGACGGTTGGGTGACTTTAGAGGGTGAGTTGCCCTGGAATTTCGAGAAAGAAGCCGCCAGCAACGCAGTGAAATATCTTACGGGAGTAAAAGGAGTCATCAATAATATAAAAATTAAATCCGAGGTACACGATAAAATTGAACAGAAAACCATTAAAAATGCCCTTAGAAGAAGTGCAATTGACGATAGTGAAATCGAGGTTTCAGTTTCAGGTACAACTGCTACTTTAACAGGAGTCGTTAATTCCTGGTATGCCAAAGAGGAGGCAAGCCGTATTGCCTGGAAAACACCTGGGATTTGGCATGTGAAAAATGAACTTGCAGTTGATTACGAATATGCTTATTAA
- a CDS encoding SDR family NAD(P)-dependent oxidoreductase, with amino-acid sequence MKKLENKVAVITGGSGSIGKTTARLFLENGAKVLLVDLSEDALKNTVKELNSEQVKYCAADVSKADEVKKYVNEAAQLFGKIDVFFNNAGIEGTVKPITDYPEEVFDKVISVNIKGVWLGNKYVLPQMNDGGSIIMTSSVAGIRGFAGLSAYTASKHAVVGIMRCTAIEAAPRKIRVNSVHPSPVNNRMMRSIEETSSPGHGEEVKKQFEAAIPLGRYAEPIEIAQLVLFLASGDSQFITGTTQVIDGGMCAQ; translated from the coding sequence ATGAAAAAACTGGAAAATAAAGTTGCCGTTATCACTGGTGGTTCAGGCAGCATTGGTAAAACGACCGCGAGATTATTTTTAGAAAATGGCGCTAAGGTACTTTTGGTAGATCTTTCTGAAGATGCACTGAAAAATACGGTGAAGGAATTAAATAGTGAGCAGGTAAAATATTGTGCAGCAGATGTGTCAAAAGCAGATGAGGTCAAAAAATATGTTAATGAAGCGGCACAGTTATTCGGGAAAATTGATGTTTTTTTCAACAATGCCGGTATTGAAGGGACCGTAAAACCCATCACCGATTATCCTGAAGAGGTTTTTGATAAAGTCATTTCCGTTAATATTAAAGGAGTGTGGTTGGGCAATAAATATGTTTTGCCCCAAATGAATGATGGCGGCAGTATCATTATGACTTCCTCGGTTGCAGGAATACGGGGTTTTGCGGGCTTAAGTGCTTACACCGCCAGTAAACACGCTGTGGTGGGTATTATGAGATGTACAGCAATTGAAGCTGCTCCGAGAAAAATAAGAGTCAATTCTGTACATCCGTCACCGGTAAATAACCGGATGATGCGTTCTATAGAAGAAACTTCATCTCCAGGCCATGGAGAAGAAGTTAAAAAACAGTTTGAAGCTGCTATACCGCTGGGACGGTATGCTGAACCTATAGAAATTGCACAATTAGTTTTATTTCTTGCCAGCGGTGACAGCCAGTTTATCACGGGTACAACCCAAGTTATTGACGGCGGCATGTGTGCACAGTAA